ttggaAATTTATGCTGAACGTCTTCTATATTACACTAATTATAATACTCTGAGCAAAACAAAGTATGCCCGAGGCATTGTAATGATAGCAGTCTCTAAATCTACAGCAGTGGTTTATGTTTGTTTTTGATGTTGTACTCCGTATCAGTATCTGTTTCAAGTCCCTCGATCTCTTTCACTAACTCATCTTCCAATTTTCAAACAGTTAAATCTAAGACAGGTTTTCTCTGAATGTATGCCATTGCAAACTCTTTTAAATGACCCTCAATCAATTTATCGGCAATATTTAGATTTTGAAGGCCTTGATTGTGTATTAGCATTTCACACACAGATTTAGCGACTTCATCTTTTGTGTCGAGTTCTTGTAAATAAGCTTCACTACAGTCTAACGTGTTTAACGTTGTGTTTTCATGTTGTAAGCTTTCAAATAGTTTTGTACATCCCAGAATGCTTAATGTGTATTTGCTGATTGTTAGTTCCATCAGCGAGCAATTTTGTGACAGAGTGTCAGCAATACAACAAACCACATCGTCATTTGTCTTACTTCGACGACTTATTTTTAGAACAGTCAGTGTTTTGTTGTTAATGAGTAGACATTTCAAAGCTGTGCAACACTCCTCTTCATCCAATATATTATCACTGACGTCTAGTATGGTGATGCAtcaggggcgtttctagaaattgaagcaggagggtgctcaagAATACAGAAAAAATGGGGCCGCGCGCATAGCGCACGCGATTTTACGCCCCCTCATTTATTGCGGCGCATCtttcatacatccagctcctcccccatgcagccttgcagcaaaaaagtacagcacactgtcCAAGAAAAGAGCAGCTCCTACTATTCtcctctagagcttctctcttccattctatagttctgttactatgttactagataaagcatctagctacagtaatttttatgttattacatgtgatcttcttgtaaatgacaatacaatgtataatgttgtagtttgtagcccagagcaatctatagtaccggtactatagctcatagttccctgctaaatacactcaaatgggatctcaTAGCgtgataattatgagtcagtcatcttgtaggatctccatgcactattctcctggggtacatcctagcaaactggtcaattactgcaatggggatgtccagtcattctggtgttagtcattgcttctcagtatctctcagtggagcaagaggtgactgggagagtgcagaggatcttGATCAGCTATTTAGCATTACATAACCATTGGAATGGCAATactgattgcgcatgctcaattgggcgtggtcGATCATGACTTGAGTCAATGAGATAGAGCTGCACGTATCTCTGgagctgcacagttagctagctagctactgagtgatatttcatggttgtctgggaggacaggggggtgctcaagcccccaaagccccccattgtATACGCCACTGTGCATGATACGCCACTGTGCATGATGAACAAAGACCATTGAAAAGTTCTGTCCAACCTTTCTttacttcataattattgttgagacTAAGTTTTTTCAAAGGAGAGTCCTTTGTAAAAGTAATTCCCTTAAATGCTTCTTCCGTTAAACGAAACTGGTCAACTCTCAAAACAGTTAGTACTTTACTTCCACGAATGTACTGTTTAAAGGCTAAAGATCCCTCATTTCCAAGTCCTTCACTGTTGGAAGGCGTTGATAAGTCTAAAGTGGTGATGGAGGTTGATGGGAGTGTTTGAAACAACAATACTGCCATCTTACCAGTAGTCTGGACACTGAGTTCTCGCAGGCTTTGATTTCTGATAGAACATGAAAGAAACTTTCTGAATTATCCCTTAATATTACTTTCAAGACTTGTAGCTGCTTGCATGTTGTGACTATCTCTGAAAGTTGTTTCACATATTCTTCATTCAAAGTACATCTTAAATTTAGTTCACAAAGATTTTGGGACTTCACTGTAAATAGTGCATTGAGCCAGCTGCTGTCTTCCCAACTATAGTATCCCCAACTAGAGTCTTCTAACTTGAGTGCCACAGTTGAATTGAGTGAGAGTCCATCCTCCAATTGCATCcttatacatgcacttacaGCATTCTGTGTATTGTTTTTGTTTGTTCtagttttgctgttttgagTTCAGTTTTGTTTGCAAGGAGTGCATGttctttcataattatgataaagaCAGTTGTTCAATTCTCCTATAGTCAAGAATACTACgttacaccccccccccaggggccgatccaggggtgattttgaggggctgaagccccccccttttgaaaaactACCCATGTATTGCTAtagtctgaggttacaacaattttgccaccaaccttgttacttatgcatctgcatgtagactcactgacttaagagatgctagacaatagccaagtctagctactaagagtataaaggatgtaggctagctagctggacatgcatactatactgtactagctagtagctagctagctagaatgtcaactattgctgttgctgagtcagctccttgtgcaatgttttgtagcctcgatcatatcccaggcctcttttcctaggccttgtgaaggaggctattgtgcatgctgttgagctgcaacatggagcggatctcagactttttcagctagttgcaaggaagcagccttatctcctctcactctcagtgcagtctgggtaggcattgtgattctttcatgtaccaagagtgcatgaatgtagatgtaacatctacagtatatacatccTTTTGTGGATCAGAAcgagttttttgtattaactttttcatattcagtattcacttattaatatgacagttcaaaggtaaaaatgtgagcaaattgtaaaaagcaaaaaatttcgcCTCCGGCGAGGCGGGAGGGGGATGCTCCCCCTCCCATACCCACCCCCTGGGTGGCTCTGCCACCCTCGTACGGGGCTTTGCCCCTttctactagcccccccctttcatttttcctggatccgcccctgccccccctacacacacacacattccacaGAGAGTGGACGAGTCGAGTGCCTACTACCAGGAGCAAGTGAGACAGGCCAAGCAGATCATGACACCCTTCACACTGCAGAGGCTCAAGTCacaagtgctgagtcagctccggGCCAAGGTGTCCAGTACGGAGCATTGTACAGGGGTGTGGTGGAGAGGTCAATCAGGGTTAATCAGGGCCGACATGGTGAGTGCCTGCAGGGGAATGTTGTGTGTTGGGGAGATTGTGGCTAGTTTGTGTTGTGGTTTAGTCATAAGAgaggcagtgggtgtggtttgatgTGCAGAGATTCAAAAATTGGTGTGTCTTGAATCGGTGGAATGGGCTACTGCATGCTGGAATACTggaatgacctttgaccttgttgtgcatgcgcaatacATGCATCACCTATTATAATAGTTGAACTGTACTATAAAATCATTGGTGGCTGAAAAAACTCTCTCTGGCTAGTACTGTCACAAACcatacaataatttattagcaACATCAACAACATAAAGTAcaagattattattattataagcaaATTGAATATgaaatataatataattacaaCTGTCCAGGCATTTTGTTTCTTCAGGTTCGGTGACAATCTTCCAGACGTTTGTCTTTTCAGAAACTCGATCAGAGACTTTTGTGaacagtggtaggcagaaaacgtttttcatgcgtctggtgcattccacagccgaccacaagtagttgcaaactagttgtcctataaaaggagtgatgtgtacacggaaaagAATGCaacaacaaatcagttgttacacagctcacttgtgcgcacattggatatattggctcagtagtgcctttgccctcgaggcctgcggccctcgggcctaagtcactactgagccaatatatatCCCTCCCTCGGGCCTAAGTacgtcactactgagccaatatatatcccatgtggcacttgtgcatgtgtcacaactataacataataaaCATTTATAAACTCATGACACCATCGATCACTCTTTTCATTACAATAATAGTTGCCAAAACAGGATGTGGGCAGAGGATGGTATTTGTGGTCTATAAGTCTCATCGATGCACTCTTATATATGTTTCAACTCTTATGTTCAACTTACATTCATACTCGACAGGTTCATCGTTGATATCAGAATAGCTCCTATAGCCTCTTTCACAGGTCTTCCATGCATTGCAGAGgagaggaagtgcggcctgggatagAGGCTAGATACATCCATGAAAACTTACAGAAACTcttcaccataattatatctctaaATTGTGTATCTACATCAAAATGTTAAAAATGAATTCACCTGAATTTATAACAATTATCTCCAGCAACAATTTTCACTGTCGAGGAACTGCAACGGTGAGCAATTGTGTCTAAGATGCTATCTAAGCCAATAGCACACTCAGCACTATACCTCTTGACTATTCAAAACTTACCTCCATGCATTACCACATGGTCAAAGGTCATTCCAGTATCCCAGTATTCCAAGTCAAGTAGTCCATTCCACCGATTCAAGACACCTCAAACATTGTGTTGTCCTCAATATTGTATAGCAGACAGTTATCAATTcacctgctataattattatcaaactatataattatttactgagTGTATTGCTCGTTCAGTTGAAGTAATTACATACTGTAATAACTTTCAACATAATGTCAAGTATTTTACAGCATATTACAATAACACAAAAGAACTGAGACACTACTTAAAAGTAAACATTTCACATTTTGTCGGTGCACCAAATCCTCCCACTACCATCAGTTTGTTCCCAGGGAGGGCAGCAGTGACGCATGCTAATCGAGGTGTTGACATTTGACTAATGACAGTCCATGATGCCATATTGTACTGATATATGTCTTTAGTGTTATCTCTATTGGAGTCCACCCCACCCACTGCCAGCATGTAGCCATTGATGGTAATAAGAGTGGAGTTGCTAACTGGCAAAGGGGAAATCTTCTCCCATATAGCTGAGCTTGGCTGGGACTGAGTTAGTTTTCTTAACGAGCATTTGTACACTGAATACTTCTCTTGAGCATCCTCAGTTCGTgggtgtatgtacacatagtcTCCACAGTTCGTTGTTGATGGATTGTCGGTTCGCACAGGTAGTGAGCTAACAATAGACCATTGCATATTAGCAGTGTTTAATACTTCGACTGTATTAAAATTCTTATAATCACGCCATCCCCCAGTCACTACAAGTGTGTTTTTAGCGTACACAGCTCCAGGACTCCACCGTCTGGTTGGCATAGGAGGGAAGTGTTCGGCCCATTTGTTGTTAatgtagctgtagagtttgttACTATAGACTTGTGTGTCTGaccctccccccacagttGTGAGCATGTCATCAACACTGACAATAATGAAGTAGCTGTTAGGGCAAGGTGGTAACTTGTGCCATTGATTGTTGCTGAACTCAAAAACAGTGTTACTTCCGTAAGGTCTAAAGTATGCCTTGTCTCCAATCACGCCTGATGATGATCCATACCCAATATCAACAGGTGCATCAGGTAGTGACTCGATTGTAACAGGTTTCATTGGTGTAGGTTGCTCATCTTGCAGTGCGACTTGGTGCATTCGAGTCAATAGATCGTGAGATTCCTCGTTCTTGCTTGCCAAAGCTTGTCTCAGTTCAGTGACTTCTCTGTCTCGTTGATCGATGGCTTGTTGGAGGGCAGCAGTGTTCTCCTCACTTGATTGCAACTCTTGGTTGAGTCTCCTCAGCTGTCTCTCTCTGGCTCCAGCTTCCTTTTGAAGTGTTGCTTTGTCTTGTTGGAGGGCAGCAGTGTTCTTCTCACTTGATTGCAACTCTTGGTTGAGTCTCCTCAGCTGTCTCTCTCTGGCTCCAGCTTCCTTTTGAAGTGTTGCTTTGTCTTGCTGGAGGGTTTGGTTTTCTTGTGTTGCTTGGCCTAGTCTCGTAGTGAGTTGACCATTTTCAATGTCCTTTGTTTGTAACTGTTCATTGTTTTGTGTTATTGTCTCTCGATtggcttgtagctgtgtgtctTTTTCTGTTATAAGCTGTTGATTTTCTTGCAGTTGTTGTTCGCTCATTTGTATTTGCTCATTTTTTTCTGTTATAATCTGTTGATTTGCTTGTAGTTGTTCATATTTTTCTCTATGAGCATCTGGTGCAGGTCTTCTTGTTGGGAGCTTTCCTGGTACCGTGGTGTCCTCTTGAGAGCATCCAGTGTTTGGCAGAGCTGTTGGGAAGATGGTCGTTCAACATCTCTGTCTTTGAGGCAGTTACGAGCAATCGGCAGTAGAGGGTGGGTGGGCTCAATCAggtttatgtgagcttgtctTCTCTCTATCTCTGGCACTGGAACGTTGGCTCGAATTGCTTGGTTCGGAAATCGTAAATCAAACAGTTCTCTTATTTGAAATCGATCTGTTGGCTTTGGAAATTGTCGAGTTGTGGTCTGAACTAGAAGCACACCGAATGAGAAGTTGTCTAGtttctctgtgtacactggtgGTTCGTTTAGTGCCTCGGGAGACATGAAGGCTGGTGTTCCCGGgcatgtggtcattgtggctTGTCGGGTGACGTTTATGTCCCTGAATTTGGACATTCCGAAATCGGTGACTTTGGCTCGAGTGCCTGCAATGAGTAGGACATTGTTGCTAGAAAGGTCACGATGGATGATCCCATTGGAGTGGAGAAAGGCAAGTGCTTGAGCTATGTCATAGGAGAGGTCGATTTGGATATGGTAGGGAATATCTCCGAGTGATGACTCCAGGAAGTGTGTCAGACTCTCGTCCATGAGCTCCATGAGAAGAACTGGTGCATTTGTGTCGGTATCACGATAGGTCCCTAAGTACTGTACAATATTGGGATGGTTGATGCGTTTCAGAAATGCACACTCTTTTTCGAATCTTCTAAATGGATGTCTATGTTCTTTACCAGGATCTGGAACAATCATTTGGAAGAGCACTGGGTAGAGTAGCTTGGCAGCACAGAGTAGCTGGTCACACTTGGCTTTACACACTGCCCCGTAGGAGCCAGTACCAAGGGTATCATTCTTGAAGAGTTGAACATTTCTGAATATGTACTCTTGTTCACGGTCTTGTCTCTCAGCCATAGCTAGTGACTTGTTAGCAAACTAATTTTCTAAATGATGAATGgtttttaccataattatttgcaaatgAGTTTGTATTTCTCATGAATAGTGAGTATTGACATGACAATATAGCTTTGTAACATACAAACTGTCATTGTTAAACACATGACTCCTATTGTTTTAAATTATAGTACACCTGTTCATTGTAGGTTGGTGGTGTCAATAGGTTAGTGCAATGGCTTAGTTTTCATTAACACATGACTAGCTCTTATTATGTATTGTGTATCTGCATTGTAGGTATTTGTGCCCCCATACTGAGCACCCCCTTGACGGACTCTTGTTCACAGTCTTGTCTTTTGGCCATATAGCTGCTAGTGACTTGTTCAACTAATTTTAAAAGTGAATGGTTTTTACCCTATTATAACTGTAAACAATATAAGGAGTGATAAGAGTCATGTGCTAACAATGACAGGTTTGTATGTTACAAAGCTATATtgttgccaataattatgtctgaaAATACGAACTCATCTGCACACCTAACACCTGTTCATTGTAGGTCTTTGTATCCCATGACATACTGAGAACCCCCTCTCCACTACAGGTGCATGGTGAGCTCAACAAGAGGATGGATGTGATGGTAGACCTTTGCAAGGCCACCAACCATCCCCTACTCCTGAGACACCACCACtacactgaccacaccctaCACTGCATAGTGAGGGCCATCCTAAAGGAGCCCAGTCACAGTCACGTGGGAGGATATAAATGTAATGTTGAGCTGCACAACCTCtgcacactatatatatataaggtgtgtgggtgtgtgggtgtgtattaTGCACAATTTTTCATATTTCACCACGtttcgtctgactgactaagtaagttagtaagtaagtaacattcttgaaaagcatttcctccttcttttcttacctacgcaattccgccatctttaaatgactgccaTAGCAACGCACATCCATAGCaacgcacatggcaacttatgagatgggcgtggctttGACATCGATAACACAAAACCTCCTCCTTCCTTCAACTCAGCTCTCCATTCTCTCATGCTATTTATGCTAGACTTATGCTCTGACTGGATCTACCGtaggcctccatgcttttgcacttggGAGTATAAACATGACTGCCATTTTACCAcagaataaaataataatgtttatttcagtcctgtcttctcttcttgaacttctcttgtTTCTTGCTTGATATTCCTCTTAGGTAtttcactttcattattgAGGAATATACTTCTGTCCAACGACCacttatataccgtatagcgcagtattacagtagtacattaatGATAAGATAAATGTGACGTTTATTAATTTGTCATCGTCCTGTAATCTTGTTGAtgataataccgtatagcgcgaaattttcgaggggcttaattttcgctgatttcgtgggttagaattctacacgaaaattaagtctacaaaaattattctttaattagaattacctgctataatgcaaatatttaaaggcgtggcttccggtaagcagtcattccgcgaacattgtgcaacgaaatggcttttagaggctaatccacgaaatataagtgcctcgaaaatttcgcgctatacggtattatcaTCAACAAGATTACAGGACGATGACAAATTAATAAACGTCACATTTATCTTATCattaatgtactactgtaatgaaaaaagaaagggaattaAAActaaaaacatttgcaatgtgaacgttgctaggattgccagaaaaaaaagcgcgaaaaagcaaagaaacaagaaattcggcgagtgcataactctaatccgttacaacgtcaatgtacagtcgagtggcctactgttgataagGAATTTTAAAATCAAAATACAGGTTGGGTAATAGCCTCGATTTCGtttacatagaagtattgtgcaaagatgactgagttcttacgccctttattttatcaagccaagtctctatttaacgacaccctacacagtaaggctacagatgttatagaAAGGCATggtgtgttcctgtgggtcccctgatgaggctgtggtaatatggaccaggcaagccttctgctactaaatcttgcctttatgttcgacaggaagtcattgctgaagataaagaagctaatgattactcctgaaagcttttaactcgacactcaggaagtttaatattcactcaagatctactgatgtattaaagagtcaaccactcttcctagctggcgCTCTACTATCTGGGAGGCTTTCTTGAACtatctctttgataaacagagctagaagaagcaacactgctgcagcgtaattattctactttgattagtgtctctgaaagctgccatatTGTCATACGTATTGTAACTTCGTCcagtttttttacaatttgtatgatgaaattgttgtcaattatttcgcgcatgcgcatataaAGTATaacaggccgcctttctcttcgcggcctggaatcgaggctagttggGTAAATGCACAGTCATATCTTTATCTGCTGGTCGTGAATAACTTTAAGTACTTTcacccacacatccaacacttAATTGCGtgtttgctcaacactgtaagggTCATAAACACATTACTATATAGCCTCCAAAAAATGCACATATCATTAACATCACTATGATTATTACTTGCAATGTgaaaggattggccaggaaaagtaccaaaac
This genomic stretch from Halichondria panicea chromosome 16, odHalPani1.1, whole genome shotgun sequence harbors:
- the LOC135350488 gene encoding uncharacterized protein LOC135350488, translating into MSEQQLQENQQLITEKDTQLQANRETITQNNEQLQTKDIENGQLTTRLGQATQENQTLQQDKATLQKEAGARERQLRRLNQELQSSEKNTAALQQDKATLQKEAGARERQLRRLNQELQSSEENTAALQQAIDQRDREVTELRQALASKNEESHDLLTRMHQVALQDEQPTPMKPVTIESLPDAPVDIGYGSSSGVIGDKAYFRPYGSNTVFEFSNNQWHKLPPCPNSYFIIVSVDDMLTTVGGGSDTQVYSNKLYSYINNKWAEHFPPMPTRRWSPGAVYAKNTLVVTGGWRDYKNFNTVEVLNTANMQWSIVSSLPVRTDNPSTTNCGDYVYIHPRTEDAQEKYSVYKCSLRKLTQSQPSSAIWEKISPLPVSNSTLITINGYMLAVGGVDSNRDNTKDIYQYNMASWTVISQMSTPRLACVTAALPGNKLMVVGGFGAPTKCEMFTFK
- the LOC135350496 gene encoding uncharacterized protein LOC135350496 — encoded protein: MAERQDREQEYIFRNVQLFKNDTLGTGSYGAVCKAKCDQLLCAAKLLYPVLFQMIVPDPGKEHRHPFRRFEKECAFLKRINHPNIVQYLGTYRDTDTNAPVLLMELMDESLTHFLESSLGDIPYHIQIDLSYDIAQALAFLHSNGIIHRDLSSNNVLLIAGTRAKVTDFGMSKFRDINVTRQATMTTCPGTPAFMSPEALNEPPVYTEKLDNFSFGVLLVQTTTRQFPKPTDRFQIRELFDLRFPNQAIRANVPVPEIERRQAHINLIEPTHPLLPIARNCLKDRDVERPSSQQLCQTLDALKRTPRYQESSQQEDLHQMLIEKNMNNYKQINRL